GCCAGTGAAAGTGGTTGGCTATATATGTGAATCAGCAGATTACAGGTAAATTCAAGAGCCTTTTTGAAGTGGGTAGATAAAGAAGTGGAGAGCTAGAATCAGAAAAGAGATATTATTAATCGGCTATTCTTTCAATCAAGCAGAAACAGACCCTTGTTTACTTACTAAAAATGTATTACTACATTTCTAACTTCTCTAGACTCCTAATAGCATTAAATCAATTTGGATACTTTTTTTTAATGGTATCGAAGaggaaattaatttttaatcagAAGGTTGTGTGGTTACATTTCCACCTACTGGCCCCAAAGAGTTTGGAGGAAAATAAGAAATTTTTGCTTTTGACACTGGGTGATTTTCATTTTCCCTGGAACCATTCTGGAAAATGATATCCAAAGTTATAAAATGGGAAGTTCATTGAGGATTCACTGCTTCATACCTTGCGAATAGACGTAAAATTTCACAGTGCAACTTAGATGATGAGTATGCGTACATCCTAAAGTTTGTTTCCACAACAACAAATCCCTGAAGTTATATAGCAAAATAACTGCATGAGTAAAGTGTAACACAGCTAGGGAAAACAATGATAACAGTTAATACATCAGAAGCCATGTATTCACACAACTAACTTAATTAGCCATACCTGTtttcttgatgatgaatctgttAAGCTCACTGAAAGATTGGTGGCTAATTTAGTAGGTATAAACCAACTCTCTTTCCTGCCCTGGACATATGCAAATACAATAAAACCATCATAAAGCATTACTTAAAACAGTTTATCTGTGTATTCCTATAAGAAAAACTAACTTTAATTAGGACAACCTTCTGAAGTTTGACCAATCCCAAGTCTGCAAGGTCCTTGATCATAGTTGTCTGGTCATCAGTCAGTGTATCTAAACTATATGCCTATGACAAGACAAAGCAAATTTATAGAAAATGTCCAACAAATTGTTCACAAAAGTTAAATCTAAAGAACCTCAAGAAAAGAAAGCATTACCAAAAGGAAGTAAGAGTCTATGCAAATAACAAAATACAACAAAAGTTTCTTTTTAGGATTAATAATGTAGATACTTGCTAAGAAAACATGGATTAAACAAATGTCAAGCATAGGCTTCttccaaaaaaaaatttctatgAACAATCATAGATCAAGGGTGAAGTTATAAATGAATATGACATACCTCACCAGGGGTATGAAAACTAAGTTCTAGCAAAAAACCAATTAAGTCTGCTTGATCTACACCTTGCTCCTGCACCAAAACATGAAAGTCCGAGCATAAGATAAAAAGACGGGCTACAAAATGACAGAAAAATAGTTGCATCAATGTCTTCCAATTCAAGTAAAGGCCAAGACAAGGAGCCAATTTCTATTTTTCCTTCATTAAGCTTATCAGTATATGGATCCATCAATCCCCAAACACTTATACAACCAAAAGTCCCATATAGGAAATGGCACCTTTTCCCTTGAACTAAAAGTAGCTGCTAATGCTCAAGCACACAAGAATACACAAGCTATTACTTTAGTGCATGCGCACAGTCACACCCCCTAGGGTACATTCACATTTAAGAGGATAATATATACTAATAAACCAATACCAAAtaaaaatttacaataaattCATGCCAATTTCCCCTTCAAGAACCTAACAAACAAAATAGCTCTAACAAACAAGTTCCAAGCAGAACACAATAATTATCTCATCAAATATACCTCTGAATTGGAGATATACTCTCTGATAATATACCAAAGCTGAGCATTTGTATCCATCAACTGTAAATTACACAGATGAGAAGTAATTTTAGGTGACAGACAACCAGAAAAGAGGCAAAAGGGCCGTGAGTTTCATGATGCACACCAAGAATTGGAAACCACTCTCGGTTAATCTTGGAGCTTCTTTATCTCTGTAGAAACAGACATAAAGACATCATGACACCAATCTTGAGATATAGAACCCTCGATATCTATTGCATAAAAGAAATGAAGCTAAAGTTCATGGCAGGATATAGCACCTCTGACGCAAAAGACCACGCTGAAAAATTCTCATCATGGAAGAGCTGAAGCTCGTTGATTTTTCGGCTTGTCCTGAACTTATAAGTTGCAGCAAGAAACACTGCTTAACAAAGCTGAAGTAAGAAGCAGCTCAAACATTAAAACTAAACAGTTGAGCAAATTCAAAACTAATTGCATAATTCCGCATCACATACACTACCATTAAGAACATATATTATGCCAATGAATCGATGAAAAAAATAGGTGAAAGTCACACCTCCCATTGCTCATGTGCATAGGCATCGAGCTCCTCTGAGGTTGGAAGCCTTGCAGTAACACTTTGAGGCATTGGTTCTCTTGGCAAAATCCCACTGCAAAGTATAATCCTTTAAATAACTACTACAACAATAACACAACATAAGGAATCTAGTGGCATAACAAAAAATTAACTACGCATGTGATAGAATTGGCTGTAATTTAAGTAATAAGAAGAATATAATTTAAACCGGCAAATTTAAGGGTTTTACAAGTATGTAAACTGATAATACATAACAAAGAGAAAATTTTAGCCCCTTACATTTTGACAACTAGCCTCTAAcctgggaaaaaaaaaaaacttacccaGATATCATATGTTTCCGGAGATTAGTCTGAAACGTGGAATTTAACTTGTAAGTGGTTTCCTTTTTCCTAGCAAAAAGATAAAGATCGATTAACACAGTTCATACGACCATTCCCTATTATGCACAGTAATAAGAAAAACAGTGATTAACACAGTTCATACGACCATTTCCTATTATGCACAGTAATAAGAAAAACAGATGCAAATGAAGCAAAAAGTAGTTGCAATTGCTTACCGATCAATTACTTCAAATACTCTTAGCTGAATCAACCGATCGATTGCAACTTTGTGCTTAGATGATCCATCAGCGAGCAGCCACTCCTGCAACGACTTGGATGTTATGGGAATATCGATGTACAACATTTGTAACACGTATTTCTTCGCCAGCGGCGGCAACGACCTGCTCAATGAACGAATGCTTCGATAAATTCAGAGATTCGTTGTTTTCTTTAATGTTACGGATTAAAGGGGGGGGGGAGGGAAGACCTGAGAATGGCTTCGCAAATGAACTGATTACGATAGAGCAAATCGAGCTTAATGGCGGGCAATGAAGCCACCATGTCCATGAAATTCTTGGCGATAATCTTCACCTGAggcatttttgtaaaaaaaaaaaaaatcttctttCGATTTCTAGGGTTTTGGTTTGCCTACGGATGTACAATCAGATTGAAACGATCTGAATACACCATTGATACAAAGGAAAATTATAAGGGTTTAAAGTTGATAGGTAGATATTAAATTTTTTACTACAttcttattatattttaaaaatacgagtaaatttttcattttattttatgccACTGAATTTTATCatcaattttgaattttatttaatttcttcaccaactttaatttttaattaatttcatcattcaattttaataatttgaaaacataatttaataagAATAATTcttctaaatattttattttattaattaacaataatttaACTTACAAATATTAAACATTagtagattaaattaaaatttctatttaatgaaataaaaatttgaaaaataaaatacatatatagtaAAAGAAAAAATCAAGTTCATTTTTGTAAAATAACTtttttatttctaatattatatttatttaaatattaaattaaaatataaaaatattaaatattgtcttctaattattttaaaataaaattgaatagtaaaagttgataaaaattttaactcTTAAAATTCTGTCAAATAAAAGTAAAGCCACAAAATTCAATATAGAGAAAAGTATAGTGATGATTTTATCTCCGGTTCAGAACGACAATAACAAATACCATTCAATATAAAGTACATTAGTAATTTTCAATATCCAATTTATCAAATATTCAATATTATTCCACAAGATTTTAGTTTTGTTCAACTAACATATTCTTACTAATCGAAAAATATTCTAATCAATCTAGAGATATTTTGATTCTATTAGTAATGAGGATTTGAAATATCACGTATTATCAATGAAAGAGAGATTCAACAATTAAAATAACTATTAATTTTTTAGGATCCTTCATTTCTTCAAACGAAAATAGAATCAGATTGATTCCTTAAGTGCCTTTTTTGATATTTCTCAATGTCTCAACTATTCAAGTAAGGTGAGAAACAAACGAATAATCGTATGCATTCAGAATAAATAGAAAATCTTCTTAAGAATCCTAAAAGatccatttgttttttttttctaatagatGATTAGAACTTCATTTGGATTCGAATCTTACTGAAAGGTCTATTAGAGATTAGAAATTGTTCAAGAAAGAACAATATGTTTCTTTTGTCCCTTCCAGAcgattaaaaaataaacaaatagttAAACGTTACGCTACGATTTTGAATCAGACGAGATATTTCAAAAAATGACAGATCTGTTCATTATATCAATAATCGAGTCAAATCTGGTGTGATTtgtctttttttatttattcattgagattggataaaaaataattattgaatGAAGTATTTAATTCTAGAGATGAATCGAAAAATAAATCTTTGTCGACTAAAATATAGTGACAAATTTGcatattaatcaattaattgTAATTATTATGGGTTGCCTTTTTCTGTTCAATTATAGTGTAGTAACGACGAGTGAACAAGCTCTAAGAGAGTTGAGAAAGCTCAATTGGACCACATTTCAAAATGTGTTAATTGTCAAGTGTAGTTGAGTTTgagatattaaaaataataatatttttacttaaatttaattataaaaatatctaaatatgaatataatattattttttatatattttattgattCTAAATAGTAAAATAGGCTATGTGGATCCaagattgaaaaataaaaatctaaaacgaCACAAAGTAAGCTAAACCACTTGACCCATGAGTAAATGATATTTGTACTTACAAGTTATTTGAGTTTAACTCGAAAaaagctttaatttaatttgaGCTATAGAGTAAATTGAGTTTGAGCATTTTaagctcatatatatatatatatattagatttgAGTTTGAGAGGAAAGGGGAAATGTTTTACAAGCATCAAACTTTGAAAAACTTACATAAGAGTAATAATAGAATTTAACCAAATAGATTTAACAACTACCATTTGGTCAGgattaaatttttacaatttgaaaagtataaagactaactttaattaaattaaagtacAGGTATTAACTCCACAATTTATGCAAATTAGATGGCCTAATAGCAGAATTTGACTCAATTCATTCGTAAAATCACACGTGTACCGAGATGTTGAAATCTCATTGATTTCTTTTTTCTTATCAGCAAGGAAAGAAAAAAGGGAAGTGGAAGCTGGGAAGAAAGATGGACTTGCTGCATTGGAAGCTTTTTCCTCTGTCAGCGCTGCTcgcttctttccttttctttttctacattCAAGATTCTTCCAAGGTTTAttctaattaaactctaattattaGGTGTTAATTATAATCTTAATTttcgatttttgtattttttttttctgtttgacATTGATGAGAAAAATAAACAGATGAAACGAAGATTTTCTCAGTTCTGTGACTTTCTTTTAGGTTTAGTATCTGGTTTAAGAATATCAAAACTAAGGAAATACTCTGATGAATTTCAATCTTAATAATCCTGAAAATGATTATGTGATTTTAGCTTAAGCTTTGCTTTGTTTGCTTTAAGGAATTTACTTCCATTTACTTGCTTTTCTTGTAACGCAGTTTTGTCGTTTTAGATATGATTTTTTGATATCGTCGATCAATTAAATAAactgaaattatgatttcatATTTGACAGTCATCTCAAAGCGGTTGTAGTCTTTTTCCTCACAGTCACTATTGGATTGCAAGCAAGCGCATTGTGACACCACAAGGGATTATTTCTGGTGCTGGTATGTAAAATGACTGGTATCACTATGAAGATTTGATAGAGTAAACATGGGAATCTAGTTCATTATGTTGATAATCAGTGTTACTGCTAGACCATTTTGCTGTACTTAGTACTtcattttgtttatttgttttttcCGGATGTGTAAATGGACAGTTGAGATAAAGGGAGGGAGTATCGTATCAATAGTTAAGAACAAGGATTGGAGTGGCAAATTTAAACAAGTAGTTGATTATGGCAATGCAGTTGTCATGCCTGGCTTGATCGATGTGTAAGATATTAGATCTTGTTTTCTACCATTCATGCTACTTAATAATTCATTCGCAATTTGTTCATTTCCCCAACAGTAAATACATAGCATAGCACTATGTTTggtggaaaggaaagatgaaataaaagggaatggaatgaaaataaaaagtactttCTCCACCATTTCCTTCAAGTGGTAAGAGGGGAAAACACAAGAGGACTGAAGGAAAATGGGTGGATTTGCATCTTTACTTTTCCTCCAATTTCAGGCCTTCCGTGAGAGGAAACCAATTTTTCAGCTTAATTTAAGAATTTCATTTACAactttacccataatctctttcTTTCACTTTATTTTTCATCCTTAAGATCAAATTGAATGAAGGAAAATTAACTTTCTTTCCTCTCTctcctttttttctttccttaCCGTTTCTGTCTCTCTGATTTCCTTTTGTCTATCAAACATAGTATAAATTCTAAGCAGTAATGGAGATAGATAACTGCTTGAGCATGAAAGTAGATGCAATCAAAAGGAAAATTTATAGTGCATAAAAGTTGCTTACGTTTTGTCCATGGTAGGCATGCACATTTAGATGATCCAGGGAGGGCAGAATGGGAAGGATTTCCTTCAGGGACTAAAGCAGCTGCTGCAGGTATATtgctttatatgtataaattgtaAACTTGTATTAACATATGTCTCCTTTGGTAATAAATGCAAATTATAAATAATTCACCTTCTTTGAGTAAACTTTACAGTTTTCTGTGGTGGGTTTGTTTGCTACTTATTTACCAATTAAAATGTTTATGGTTGGTTTTGGTTGTTCAGATAAATATGTTGTTCTTCCTTATTTTCCCTTCATGATCAACAGATATATTCATGCACTATTAGTCCTTTAGAGTTGTGCTATTGGAATTTGGAATATTTCTTTCTTTTGGTTGGCATACTGTGTACGCACCTTAACATTTTATTACTGTATGTGTACAGGTGGCGTTACAACATTGATTGACATGCCTCTAAATAACTTTCCTTCCACTGTTTCAACAGAAACCTTGAAACTCAAGGTATGCCTAGTACATATCGATGACAACATAATAGATATGATATATATCATCTATTTGAACGCCGTTTCTTTTGACAGATTGAGGCTGCAGAAAAGAGTATTTATGTTGATGTTGGTATGTTCCATGAACTGTACCTTAATAAATCTCTATCTCAAAGACTGAAGTCTAAATAATATACCATGACCAGGCTTCTGGGGAGGTCTAGTTCCTGAAAATGCATTCAATGCAACAGCTCTGGAAGCCCTCTTAGATGCTGGTGTCCATGGTTTGAAGGTAAGCATCTAATGAAATGATTTAGTTATATATCATTTGCATAGTTATGCCACCAATAGCATGAAGGCTGGGTCTTTGTATTTTCTTAGAAAATTATGCCACCAATAATATTGTATGATTAATCTTAATGTCATGTATGACATTAAGAATTTCCCAACTGGTGAATGCTGCTTTGGATCCTAAACCTAATGTGCATTAGTTAAGGTGAGAACTCACTGACATCATTAGAACATACTAATTCCGTTTCGTAAGTCCTAACAAAGATATCTTGTAATAGCAGGGTTAATCATTTTTGACAAAAGAAATTTTATCTTACGACTTTTATGTTCATGCTTTGCAGTCTTTTATGTGCCCTTCAGGGATTGATGACTTTCCTATGACAGATGCCAGTCATATTAAGGTTCGTTTCTGATACCCGTATTGCACTCAACTGATGATAAAGCTAGTTTTCCTTTTGAAGCGCGGCATATTTGCATTTCTGTCTGCATTTCTTTTTCCATGTTCTTTAGTCTTGTGATAATGCATAAACAATAGTCTTCTGATCGATATACTTTAATCAGTGTTTGAAACATTGGTGATCTTTAGTCTATCTTCTGAAATTCATGTCAATTTGCTACTTTAGTCAGGACTGTCTGTATTGGCCAAATACAAGAGACCTTTACTCGTACATTCCGAGATTCAATCAGTTGTTGAAAGCCACTTAGAAACTGAAGATGGTGGTGGTGATCCTCGATCATATTCAACTTATCTTAAAACAAGGCCACCTTCTTGGTAAgttgaattttcttttattttattcattgggAAGGAGCATGTTTAAATACTTTTGTTTGGAGCTCAGTGGTTTTATATATGTTCTGCACAGTTTACAAATTTGTTGAATTCTGTTTCTTTACATGGTTTAGATTAATCTTGATTTCCCACTCAGGGAGGAGGCAGCTATTAGAGAACTTTTGACTGTTACAAAGGACACCAGGAGCGGAGGTCCGGCAGAAGGTGCTCATCTTCATGTGGTTCATTTGTCTGATGCCAGTTCTTCCTTAGATCTTATAAAGGTATTTATACGCCACAATCTCTCTGATAGAATTCCCTTGCTTGATCATGGCACAATTTTCGTGTTCTGTTTCCTAGTCTTCAAACTGCCAATAAATTACTGCTTGTGATATTGCACTTTCATTGTGAACGCATCAGGAAGCAAAAAGGAGAGGTGACAGCATAACTGTTGAGACTTGCCCTCATTATCTAGCTTTTTCAGCAGAAGAAATTCCTGATGGAGATACTCGTTTCAAGTGTGCCCCACCTATCCGTGATGCAGCCAATAAAGAAAAACTATGGAATGCTTTAATGGTATTGCCATTAACTTTTCTGGTGCAACTAGTTGACATCGATCCAGTTTCTTCAAAccatttcttttctatttttgctAATGTTCCAGGAAGGAGATATTGACATGCTGAGTTCTGATCATTCACCAACAGTACCGGAACTTAAACTCCTGAATGATGGTAACTTTTTGAAGGCTTGGGGCGGTATATCATCTATACAGGTTGGTAAATTTCCATTTAAAGAAAAATGATCTCGAGAAACTGTTTGCTTTCTTCCTATATAAATTTCTTATACCATGTTAGACTAACATTACTTCCTCAATATTATgctaatttttgaacaaaatgcTTTATAATATCATCTCTCTGGCTTCAAGGTTGATATCCAAACTTCTGTCTGATTTATATTGTTATGCCGATGCATCATTTCTTCGTGTCTCTCTTTGATTGTTATGTACTCTTACTTGGTACCAGTTGGTGGATACTGATTAATGCCCTTTTGTATCGAGACATATGCAGTTTGTTCTTCCTGTGACATGGTCATACGGACAGAAATATGGAATAACTTTGGAACAGTTAGTTTCATGGTGGAGCGAGAGGCCTGCGAAGCTTGCTGGACAACATTCAAAGGTCAATTTTCTTAAACTATCTTTTTACATATGCATTTCCATTGATCCCCCTTCCCCTTTTTCTGGTGCATTACGAATGAATAATCTGGAGATGACAACTACATTGTTTAGGGAGCCATAGCAATCGGAAACCACGCAGATGTCGTTGTTTGGGAACCTGAAGTGGAGTTTGACCTCAATGAAGATCATCCCATGTTTGTTAAAAATCCGGTACATATCCCTTTATCTCTATTATTTGGTAAAAGTATCACTGAGGCTTTTGTATTGGGAGTCCGATTATATTTTACCCTCTTTActaaaaaaatgagcaaattagtccttgtacattagattaaagaaCAATCTGGtcgttttttattaaaaattttatccatttttgCTGTTAAAAACTGGCGTGCCTAATAGAATAACCAAATAGTTACACATGGCATACTATGTGtacctcattttaacatgcaaACCAATTTTCAGTAGTagaaatggttgaaatttttaacaagaggattagtttgctctttgatctaatatacagggattaatttgtccattttttgagtagagagagcaaaatgtaattttgctctTAGTAGAAGGGCCTCGATGGTACCTTTACCCTGTTATTCCTATCTCATACATAATTCTTGTTCTCGATTGGTTCTATTGTTAAGTCGGAGTATGTTTTCTCCCCTATCGAATGCAGAGTATATCTGCCTACATAGGCAAAAGACTGTCTGGAAAAGTGCTGGCCACTTTTGTAAGAGGGAACCTTGTTTACAAAGAAGGGAACCATGCTTTTGCTGCTTGTGGTTCTACAATCCTCGCAACATAGCATGGAAAAAATGGGTAACATTATTCTCATAAACATCATAACAAGCAATGAACTTTTCTCAATTTTCATAacacaaaatgaaaaataaaacagTTAAAACGCAATAATCACGAGTTGTACAATATATTTAATACATTTGTCTCCTAGTTTTTGTTTAGGATTTTAAACacatttaattatttatgttatgtttatcTTTACATAGttaagatgaaaaaaaaaaaaaaaaggcgtgCATGCTAGTATCACTAAATTTACGTCTCATCTTTCTTCTCACCATAATGCATTGTAGTAAAATCTTTATTTAtcagcaacttttacattttttttaaggGAATGCTAAATTTttcaagaaaggaaaagaaaaacatGAAATTATATAAAGAAAATATTGTAAATTACATGTGTTCATGGGTTGGGTTGGGTCATGtcattatttttacatattttaaaaatataaattttatttaattttatatatatttaagtaaattttaaatataagcgacttaatatttttaatacttattttattgtataatatatttaattttcatttggtataaaaaatctataataaatttaaaaatggaaGGAGTCAGGtcggatatttttatttttttacagaaGGTCGGGCTTTTTGTGGTAGAACTCAATATTGACCtttattttaaatggttttatttatgatttagttcttgaattatattaaattttcattttggtacttACTTTTGGTTTCCCACTTCGgtatttaaaatatcattttagtTTCATTCTACTTTAAAATTGCCGGTGTCCAATAGAATGCTCCAcgtgtaatttttttttaaaatcgtaGATTAAGCTATTTTAAATTAATCCAATTCTTTTACGAAATTCATTTTCCGAGATTAATAATGTTGCACTAAAAATATCTTGGGTAAAGTGGAACAAAAGTGATAATTTAGATACTAAAATTGAAAATGAATATAAGTCAAGGATCAAATGGTAAATTAAACTATTTTAAattaatctaatatatatactATAACAATTTGAAGTTATAAAAGGAAAACAATTTTTATATGGCATGCTTACAATCTATCATTTGTCACTATATAATTCTCCCATGTGTaattgtttattatattttaaaaattatttacagGTAATATATATTGTAAAGAGCGTAATTAGGTAATACGtaccaaatttaaattatattttataattaactaTAATTAATACAAGACTCATAATCAGCAATAATTTTTATTTgacttttttatttttgatagataTCATCGTATATAAAGTTTTTAGttgttgaaataataaaataaatatttgaattgCTAAAATTCTCGGCATTACAGTATCTTTTAAACTTGAAACATTCTTTCCCTATAGCTGTAATTATGTGTAGCACTTTAATTTGGATTGTTTCATTACTTTATTTTATAGCATCTACAAATGAAAAGTAGGAGTAGGAAATATACACGagcgaaaagaaaaaaaagtattaTATTTCTTTTTAGAATTTGTCCTTTTCATGGAACACGatcatttttaactttttaatagATTTTAGTTTGATCTTGGGAAGAACCATTATGAAATCAGGAAAAGAGAAGTGAATTTAATGTTGATTGAAGACGTTGTTAGTGGAAGATGATGTTCATGATG
The Gossypium arboreum isolate Shixiya-1 chromosome 10, ASM2569848v2, whole genome shotgun sequence genome window above contains:
- the LOC108487365 gene encoding general transcription and DNA repair factor IIH subunit TFB2 encodes the protein MPQVKIIAKNFMDMVASLPAIKLDLLYRNQFICEAILRSLPPLAKKYVLQMLYIDIPITSKSLQEWLLADGSSKHKVAIDRLIQLRVFEVIDRKKETTYKLNSTFQTNLRKHMISGGILPREPMPQSVTARLPTSEELDAYAHEQWECFLLQLISSGQAEKSTSFSSSMMRIFQRGLLRQRDKEAPRLTESGFQFLLMDTNAQLWYIIREYISNSEEQGVDQADLIGFLLELSFHTPGEAYSLDTLTDDQTTMIKDLADLGLVKLQKGRKESWFIPTKLATNLSVSLTDSSSRKQGFVVVETNFRMYAYSSSKLHCEILRLFARVEYQLPNLIVGAITKESLYNAFENGITAEQIVTFLQQNAHPRVAAKIPSVPENVTDQIRLWETDLNRVEMTPAHFYDEFPSRDVFEAASDFARMHNGLLWEDAKKMRMVVKAEIHMLMREHLRGQNK
- the LOC108487242 gene encoding allantoinase, which codes for MDLLHWKLFPLSALLASFLFFFYIQDSSKSSQSGCSLFPHSHYWIASKRIVTPQGIISGAVEIKGGSIVSIVKNKDWSGKFKQVVDYGNAVVMPGLIDVHAHLDDPGRAEWEGFPSGTKAAAAGGVTTLIDMPLNNFPSTVSTETLKLKIEAAEKSIYVDVGFWGGLVPENAFNATALEALLDAGVHGLKSFMCPSGIDDFPMTDASHIKSGLSVLAKYKRPLLVHSEIQSVVESHLETEDGGGDPRSYSTYLKTRPPSWEEAAIRELLTVTKDTRSGGPAEGAHLHVVHLSDASSSLDLIKEAKRRGDSITVETCPHYLAFSAEEIPDGDTRFKCAPPIRDAANKEKLWNALMEGDIDMLSSDHSPTVPELKLLNDGNFLKAWGGISSIQFVLPVTWSYGQKYGITLEQLVSWWSERPAKLAGQHSKGAIAIGNHADVVVWEPEVEFDLNEDHPMFVKNPSISAYIGKRLSGKVLATFVRGNLVYKEGNHAFAACGSTILAT